The nucleotide window CctaattattacattttttggTGTAAAAAAGTTATTGTTTTCCCTAAAAACTATGAAGTAGTTAACCcttaaaaatatacttgaaTAATCTCAAACATGTTTCACTTCGTACCTAATACCTACTCATTGATGAgacatttatgtttttttatatataaaatgcaataaaaacagataaataatattttccgaCACGTTTTCTTTGACTACATGACAAATAAGTACTGGTATATTTACCGTGAAATTTTAAATCCCCTACTTTATTACCTCTCAGGTTTAACATGTTgacacatttaatttatttttgacatcaTTACGCTTCCTCCTGCATCGTAAAATGTTATGAAATTGACTATCCTGGTCATATCACAGAGATTAATAGCCGTTATTCATTTTTGATCTCCTGCCAACATGTGTATCCATGGAAGATTAGATGAGATTAGATTAATGCGAGACACcacaaaatttaatattaatgatgAGTGGGATACGGTACATGATTATAACAATATTGACgttaactaataatgaaaattggGGTAAGCCAGTAATCCGTAGAGAAATCAAACAGTAAATTACAACATAAATCGGATACACGAATACCCTTGTGTTGAATTGCAAGCCTCGAGCTAATGGCGTTAAATTTGGAACATTCAGCCATCGTATTTgccaaaataaacacaaacaataaaacgTTGAACCCTCCTCACTTCCGAACAAGTGGAAACATGAAAACGCTGCATAAACAATTCGTTGACCTGGAAATCTTAGAGCAATTTTACCCCAAAGATTAATTAGTTGGGGCAAACATCACGTCTAATCTCGAAATCTGCGTGCATCCGtccgaaataaataattatctcggCTGACGGAAAATGCAATGTAGATTTAATATTCTTGACGTCTAGTTACAATTCTTGCTTTAGTCGACTCGGTCGTGGAAACACGTATAGGACTCAAACTAAGaaaaatattagttacaaaGACATAGCATCATGGCTGAACAAGACACAAACGGAGCAGCGAAAAGAGTAAGCTATTTTAAAGAAATCTTATTCGAAGCCGCTTAAATATAAtgcgtttaaaatataatataaacaaagtgAATCTTGTATAGATTGAAGCCTTTCTAAATTAAACTGTGAACAAAGTTTTGACAAGTATCTAACCTTTGAGTGAGTAATTTCTCATCTTGAGCAACTTGACTTGAGGGCTCTCGAGTCACCAGTGTTATCTTTTCCGGTCACTTCAAGTTTAATATTTGACGGTCGGTTGCGAATATTCatttatcaaacaaaatattgttagaAAGTGTATctttttgttgttgttaaataaattattctttaaGGGAGAACATTTTAATAAGCTGTAAAAGGATGAAAGTGATCCTGCTATTAAAATTGCGGCCTTATAAAGTGTATTGTATTTTCGCAGAGGGGATCTAAAGGGGAGCGACGCCGTAGCCGACCTGACGATGCTAAGGATGAAATAAAGAAATTTAAAGAGAACCTACTACAATCTCTCACTCCTGGCgagtaagtattagaataaatattgatattatggtaaattcatatttaaagaagcattcaaagtctgcataaaaaatattaagtatcaaattaaatttttattctgaaaattaTGCCTTCGTAAAATTggcaatattgtattttttatattatcctCAAGCGCACCGCATTAACAAACGCAATTTcagttaaaatgtatttattgaaaAGTGATTGAAAAGGCGCTGGGATACGAATAAAACGGAAAAGTGCGAACGGTTTTTAAATAGGAGAATTTATTTCTGTCCAATTTCAAGAGTAAAAGTGTTATTCGAATCTTATAAAGAAAATCTAAATAGGGAcgtgttttatttgtaaacgttCAAATTAGTATTTCATGAGAAGGAGCTTTTAAAGAGTttggtacaatatttttttttttgtaaaatttccTTGACTTTACATCCAGttttattaacttattttttttttcattttcatcttAATTTAATTCGGCCTACGTCTTTTTATTATGCTAATGCAAGAACCGATTCAAATGACAATTATACTTGGCATAATTATTCGGTGTTTTTGAGTACATTTTTGTTACATTGAACATAGCTAAAACACAGGAAACGGCTAGTTTAGTACAGTCAGCACTAACTTTTCCGCAAAATTGCGAATCAAATCAAAAACCATATTTTTATGACTCCAACAGAAATCCAATTTCTGACTTCGATTCTCTAAAATCAAAAACGACTAGAAACTTTGTGATATCGTTTTGTTTTCCAACAGTTCTATTATATCGGAGAATGGGAACGACTTAACTGTCCCCCAGCAACCGAGATCGCGCTCGGCTTCCAAAGCGAGGGAAGCTCTGTGTTTGCCGGCGAATGTCCAAGCCGAACTCGACGATAATAAAATTTTTGAACTGAAGGAGGTACAGGATTTAGTTTCTATGTATTTTAGAATAGTTATTTTGATGCTATGTACAAAAATTGCTTTTCTTTATTCTACAAATACACAAGCAtaatcattgttataatttgtctacactcatttataaaaagtttgtaaaaagTGGTTGAtcatttcttaaataaaaagctttgataAAAATACCCAAAATAAGAGGCAATAATGGAATGCTCAGAAATAATGACgttacaattataattattgagtTTCGAGTCCATTGACTTGAAACCCAAAGCCACTATATTAATAACTTCATTTCGCAGTTCATTAATAAAATTTGCTGAAAATCATTATCGAAAATGAGCTTAATATTTTCTCTGTTTGTTACtgtgtaataatttaatttgctgtaattttgttttcaggCATTTTTACTGTTTGATATGGATGGCGATGGGTGTATCGACTTCAGTGATCTTCGTGCTACGTTGGTCAGCCTTGGTGACAAAATTGATGAGAATGCTATCCGCAACATGCTTGCTgaggtaaatataatatttttgaaaaataaaatatgcccAGGTGTTAAaaatttttcatatttcataaatataacTTATCTAGATTGCTCTCAAGGTATTTTTCCAGATGTTTTTAGAGTTATTTATAACTCTAACATCATAGACATAGACGCAGATCAACAGATCATAGACGCAACAAACATGTAATATCCTGTTTAGGCTCTCATCTTAATAGCGACGTATCATGGCAACATTTCACTTAAGATATTAACAAAACTTAAAGCAATACCACAAGAGTTTCATTAGTTACAACAGAAACCACATACACCAATAACTTTTAGTAATTTCAGTGCAACGATATTAACCCATTTTGGTACGGAAGTATTCATATACAGTACTTAGTAACATCAACATCTGGCCTCATAAGTAGTTACCAGTAGTTTGGATATGCACAGTCTACCCATAAATTGTGAACTATCCAATTAGCCAACTGCCATCTGTGTCAGTAGACAATTGTTGGCGAAACTTGTGTGTGCCAGTGTACCTACTGGTATGCCAGGTGACTAAACTCTGCTAAAAGCTGTGTAGTCAGATGGACGAAAATGGACCAAGATTTAATTTAGGGCGTTCGTGGTAAGCGTGACGGACCTTGAATTTTGATTTCGATTTGAGAGCGTTT belongs to Helicoverpa zea isolate HzStark_Cry1AcR chromosome 11, ilHelZeax1.1, whole genome shotgun sequence and includes:
- the LOC124634537 gene encoding calmodulin-1; the encoded protein is MAEQDTNGAAKRRGSKGERRRSRPDDAKDEIKKFKENLLQSLTPGDSIISENGNDLTVPQQPRSRSASKAREALCLPANVQAELDDNKIFELKEAFLLFDMDGDGCIDFSDLRATLVSLGDKIDENAIRNMLAEAPNPLDFDGFVNLLGYRTLELDSEETLLSALSRWDKNNSGLISEERIRHDLMTFGDKFTAKEADYALDEAPMIVQDDGSTMIDYVKFCRKLAGLRKPTKIEVK